One stretch of Harmonia axyridis chromosome 1, icHarAxyr1.1, whole genome shotgun sequence DNA includes these proteins:
- the LOC123671569 gene encoding peptidyl-prolyl cis-trans isomerase NIMA-interacting 4: MPPKKNDSKQAAKGNKGGEDKGAAKEKKGGTAVKVRHILCEKQGKCLEALEKLKAGQKFPEVAAAYSEDKARQGGDLGWMTRGSMVGPFQDAAFALPISNVNNPVYTDPPVKTKFGYHIIMVEGKK, from the exons ATGCCTCCAAAAAAGAACGATTCTAAACAAGCTGCCAAAGGCAATAAAGGCGGAGAAGATAAAG GAGCTGCCAAAGAGAAGAAAGGTGGTACAGCAGTGAAAGTAAGGCATATTCTTTGTGAAAAACAAGGAAAATGTTTAGAAGCTTTGGAAAAACTGAAAGCAGGCCAAAAATTCCCAGAAGTAGCAGCTGCCTATAGTGAAGACAAAGCAAGACAAGGGGGTGATTTGGGTTGGATGACTAGAGGCTCAATGGTGGGACCATTCCAAGACGCAGCTTTTGCTCTACCTATATCAAATGTAAATAATCCCGTTTATACTGATCCACCAGTGAAAACAAAGTTTGGGTATCATATTATAATGGTTGAAGGAAAAAAGTAA
- the LOC123671570 gene encoding UPF0389 protein CG9231 — MNFQRYIISKFMRNQNITLNIRRKLSNENVSNNHKTSDFDKKVLVWTKTGNYKNVAEVPEYVGPQVIAKAKNRLRIRVANIMMALTALGCVVMIISGKRAHERGESVEKMGRDWHESINKKSSSN, encoded by the exons atgaattttcaacgaTACATTATTAGTAAATTCATGCgaaatcaaaatattacatTGAACATTCGCAGAAAGTTAAGTAATGAAAATGTTTCCAACAATCACAAAACATCTGATTTCGATAAAAAAGTATTAGTTTGGACTAAAACTGGAAATTATAAAAATGTGGCAGAAGTGCCGGAATATGTTGG ACCGCAAGTTATTGCTAAAGCCAAGAACCGTTTGAGAATAAGAGTTGCAAACATTATGATGGCATTAACTGCTTTAGGTTGTGTTGTTATGATTATTTCTGGAAAAAGAGCACACGAAAGAGGAGAGTCAGTTGAAAAAATGGGCAGAGATTGGCATGAAAgtattaataaaaaaagttccTCAAATTGA
- the LOC123671568 gene encoding protein MIX23 — MPEAVMECGDFSEFQEAIKNMRKFDDIIVNTLNSVIPTDSFHPNGEKSCKELYAQLQEGSIKRESTIKNCITITADKVRKLKNQREHSDDISLSKTLRAEQTKLRMLQVELSVEDLVGQRTSKVFNDKCRKYWKPQ, encoded by the exons atGCCGGAAGCTGTAATGGAATGTGGAGATTTTAGTGAATTTCAA GaagcaataaaaaatatgaGGAAGTTCGATGATATAATTGTGAATACTTTGAACTCTGTTATCCCTACCGATTCCTTCCATCCCAATGGAGAAAAATCATGCAAGGAATTATATGCGCAATTACAAGAAGGGAGTATTAAAAGAGAATCTACTATCAAGAATTGCATAACTATAACAGCTGATAAAGTACGAAAATTAAAGAATCAAAGAGAACATTCAGATGATATTAGTTTATCCAAAACACTTAGAGCAGAACAGACAAAG TTGAGAATGTTACAAGTTGAACTCTCAGTAGAAGATCTAGTTGGACAACGTACTTCCAAAGTTTTCAATGATAAATGTAGGAAGTATTGGAAGCCACAATAG
- the LOC123671572 gene encoding E3 ubiquitin-protein ligase RMND5A, whose translation MSNKLDSFSLSSGMEACLSLERELNKLLVRFEGIKDIGHNLLDTAISDIKTLQDDLGNVPEDQFLSSEQVERVKSVMMKVKSSLAKFGGEHRELHSALSKYGKLIDRNFVADYAATSRPNIFNHPDKVGLINKIICQHYHRQGMHDVAEALAEETDVQYEFTEKESFGELNHILDCLRNKDLEPALVWATAHSQALDNINSSLEFKLHRLKYIELLSKGTNYQADAITYARNHFRKFVKQHEKDIQVLMGMLLYIPNGINTSPYSCLVSEELWLDTYELFTREACQLMGITVHSPLAICLNAGCSAIPALLNIKQVMMQRQVGPMWNGKDELPIEIDLGPDSRYHSMFACPILRQQSTKGNPPMRLVCGHVISRDALSKLCNGNKMKCPYCPMEQSPGDARFVIF comes from the exons ATGTCAAATAAATTAGATTCCTTTTCATTAAGTTCAGGGATGGAAGCTTGTTTGTCCCTTGAAAGGGAGTTGAATAAACTTCTGGTGAGGTTCGAGGGTATCAAGGACATAGGCCACAATCTTCTTGATACTGCTATAAGTGATATAAAAACTCTTCAAGATGATCTCGGAAATG TCCCTGAAGACCAATTTCTCTCTAGTGAACAGGTTGAACGTGTTAAATCTGTAATGATGAAAGTGAAATCCTCTTTAGCTAAGTTTGGAGGAGAACATAGAGAGTTGCACAGCGCTTTGTCTAAATATGGTAAATTAATTGATCGTAATTTCGTTGCTGATTATGCTGCAACTAGCAGGCCAAATATTTTCAACCACCCTGATAAAGTGGGTCTTATAAATAAGATTATATGCCAACATTACCATAGACAAGGAATGCATGATGTTGCTGAAGCACTAGCTGAA GAGACTGACGTTCAATACGAATTCACCGAAAAAGAATCTTTTGGAGAATTGAATCATATATTAGATTGCTTAAGAAATAAGGACTTAGAACCAGCTCTAGTTTGGGCTACTGCTCACTCACAAGCACTCGATAATATAAATTCTTCCTTAGAATTCAAACTTCACAGATTAAAATATATAGAACTCTTATCAAAGGGTACAAACTATCAGGCTGATGCAATAACATATGCAAGAAATCATTTTAGGAAATTTGTAAAACAACATGAGAAAG ATATTCAAGTTCTTATGGGTATGCTGCTGTATATTCCAAACGGTATAAACACTTCCCCTTACAGCTGTCTGGTCAGTGAAGAATTGTGGTTGGACACATACGAACTGTTCACCCGCGAGGCTTGCCAACTGATGGGTATAACTGTACATAGTCCTCTGGCGATATGCTTGAATGCTGGTTGCTCTGCTATTCCGGCCCTGTTGAACATAAAACAGGTCATGATGCAAAGGCAAGTGGGGCCTATGTGGAACGGAAAGGATGAACTACCG attgagATTGATTTGGGACCTGACAGCAGGTATCATTCTATGTTTGCTTGCCCCATTTTAAGACAACAGTCAACGAAGGGTAACCCGCCAATGAGGCTTGTTTGTGGTCATGTAATATCCAGGGATGCCTTGAGTAAACTTTGTAATGGAAACAA AATGAAATGCCCATATTGTCCAATGGAGCAAAGCCCAGGAGACGCTAGGTTTGTCATATTTTAG
- the LOC123671571 gene encoding NHL repeat-containing protein 2: MNKIFRRVLFPLFSLSTRYKMDENFSNSNRKISTSLKGLKGEEWENAFSKYISEIKYPPVKDFKKGLEWFNVSKPISFKEDLKGKLVLLDFFTYCCINCMHILPDLKEIEEEFSIEDGLVVIGVHSAKFQNEKVSSNILAAVQRYNIKHPVVNDFEMDMWQECDVYCWPSMVLLGPNANPIILLTGEGNKEQLKLYIRNALKYYKARGEISNHTLPMKSVYHHLPEKKGPLLFPGKITNVLTKNKEEIFAVSDTGNNRIIVFDKTGKILKQIGSSKIGFKDGSFEEAQFNGPQGLTFYDENELFIADTENHAIRMAVLAHDTVKTITGTGEQNHDDYTGGKFSMNQSISSPWDVVVYRNEDNLEALVIAMAGTHQIWAYFLNTMQLWKNNKGAVGTCKCIAGSGREENRNNTYAHASAFAQPSGLALCKKKSEIYIADSESSSIRRFSLIDGRVSAVVGGKEDPKNLFAFGDVDGEKYNAKLQHPLGVAMSNDDSHLFVTDTYNHKIKVVDIKTNVITTLATPPGTFNEPGGLCMSLTEPKLYIADTNNHCIKVAELDSDYKITKVTQLTFSSTANSKKSPKFRGDTVKTTPVSLTKEGGQFSVRVAVQFSDGLKLTEDISQNWEVEIPNVSYSCVPKSGNNLKEVEFFVSAPPGPEIADDRVLVVFDIMTCTDSACIPKKFAVEIPMSCSEKKDEEKLVTVNIKQNSIEVV; this comes from the exons atgaataaaattttccGCAGAGTACTTTTTCCACTATTCAGCCTTTCAACACGTTACAAAATGGatgaaaatttttccaattcCAATCGAAAAATATCCACTAGTCTCAAAGGATTGAAAGGAGAAGAATGGGAAAATGCTTTTTctaaatatatttcagaaataaaatatCCACCTGTAAAGGATTTCAAGAAAG GACTTGAATGGTTCAATGTTTCTAAACCAATTTCCTTTAAGGAGGATTTGAAAGGTAAATTGGTGTTATTGGATTTTTTCACTTACTGTTGTATCAACTGTATGCATATATTGCCTGACTTGAAGGAAATAGAGGAAGAATTTTCAATAGAAGATGGATTAGTTGTT attGGGGTACACAGCGCCAAATTCCAAAATGAAAAAGTCTCATCAAACATCCTAGCAGCTGTCCAACGTTATAACATTAAACATCCCGTTGTAAACGACTTTGAGATGGATATGTGGCAAGAATGTGATGTCTATTGTTGGCCCTCTATGGTACTGTTGGGTCCCAATGCCAATCCAATCATTCTCCTTACGGGAGAAGGAAACAAGGAACAGTTAAAATTGTACATCAGAAATGCATTGAAATATTACAAAGCTCGAGGAGAAATCTCAAACCATACGTTACCCATGAAATCAGTGTATCATCATCTGCCAGAAAAGAAGGGACCCTTGTTATTTCCTGGAAAGATAACCAATGTCCTCACGAAAAATAAGGAAGAGATCTTTGCCGTCTCTGACACTGGTAATAACAGGATTATAGTCTTCGATAAGACTGGAAAGATCCTTAAGCAAATAGGATCTTCTAAGATAGGTTTCAAGGACGGCAGTTTCGAAGAGGCCCAATTCAATGGCCCTCAAGGTCTTACATTTTACGACGAGAACGAATTATTCATTGCAGATACAGAAAATCATGCTATCAGAATGGCTGTTCTTGCGCATGACACTGTTAAAACAATTACGGGAACAGGTGAACAAAACCACGACGATTATACAGGGGGAAAATTTTCGATGAATCAATCAATTTCTTCTCCGTGGGACGTGGTGGTGTACAGAAATGAGGATAATTTGGAAGCACTGGTTATAGCAATGGCAGGAACTCACCAAATATGGGCCTATTTCTTAAACACTATGCAACTTTGGAAGAACAATAAAGGGGCGGTTGGCACTTGCAAGTGCATTGCAG GTTCAGGTCGTGAGGAGAACAGAAATAACACTTATGCACATGCATCAGCCTTTGCCCAACCTTCTGGTCTTGCTCTTTGCaagaagaaatcagaaatttatATTGCCGATAGTGAAAGTTCAAGTATTAGAAGGTTTTCTCTGATAGATGGAAGAGTATCGGCTGTTGTTGGTGGAAAGGAGGACCCCAAA AATTTGTTCGCCTTCGGTGATGTGGATGGTGAGAAATACAACGCCAAACTTCAACATCCGCTGGGAGTTGCAATGTCTAACGACGATTCACACCTCTTTGTGACCGACACTTACAATCACAAGATCAAAGTAGTCGACATCAAAACCAATGTCATCACCACTTTGGCCACGCCCCCAGGGACATTCAACGAACCAGGTGGCCTCTGCATGAGCCTAACCGAGCCCAAATTGTACATAGCTGATACAAACAACCATTGCATCAAAGTAGCCGAACTGGATTCGGATTACAAAATAACCAAAGTGACTCAACTAACTTTCAGCTCTACCGCAAACTCGAAAAAATCTCCCAAATTCCGCGGAGATACTGTGAAAACTACCCCGGTGTCTTTGACCAAGGAAGGGGGACAGTTTTCTGTGAGAGTTGCGGTGCAGTTCTCCGATGGATTAAAGTTGACAGAAGACATTTCGCAAAACTGGGAGGTGGAGATACCGAATGTTTCGTATTCGTGTGTTCCGAAATCTGGGAATAATTTGAAAGAGGTGGAGTTCTTTGTTAGTGCTCCCCCAGGTCCTGAAATTGCTGATGATAGGGTCCTTGTAGTTTTTGATATTATGACTTGTACTGATTCTGCTTGTATTCCTAAGAAATTTGCTGTTGAGATTCCGATGTCTTGTAGCGAGAAGAAAGATGAGGAGAAGTTGGTTACGGTAAATATAAAACAGAATTCTATCGAGGTTGTTTGA